DNA from Salvelinus alpinus chromosome 17, SLU_Salpinus.1, whole genome shotgun sequence:
CAGCTAGATATTTTGTtgaggtttttgttttttcaggATGGTTTATTGCAATTGTCTGTTAATTCAGTGTAATCCTTTATAGAATATCATCAAGAAGGTGAGTGGGCAGAAGTTTGTCTACAAGTTTGTGGCCCACCCTGACCCTTCATCAGTGGACTGTGTCAGAGGCGGTGAGGATTCTCAGCAACAGGAGAATCTTGATGCAGCGGGCCAGACCAAGTCCCCAGGAGGGGGGTCTTCTAACTGCCCCTCCAAGAACCTCCAGATGCAGCGGTCCTCTCCAGTCTCTGTCCAGCGCAGCTCTCGCAACGACTACATGAAGTCAGGGCTCTACTCCACCTTCACCATCCAGTCCCTCCAAGCCCCCTGCAGGACCTCTCCACAGCCTATAAAGACTGAGCTGCTGAATCAGGACTCTTCCCCCAGACCCCACAGCGCTGACCGGACACTGCGGGAGGTGAGGGACCATGACGAGGACCTCTCCATTTTAACCATGGTCATTACTACTAAATAtccctttatttttattttttttatgttatTGGTGTTGATGAAATGTCAAATGTGTGATTGAAGTGACTATTGAACGGTTCAGACTACTACAAGTGTTACCTGTCTGTCAGGTGTGTCTGGATGGCCAGAGCTCCTCCATGCAGGGCTGTGGCAGCGTAGAGAGTAGCCTGCAGGTCACACTGACTCATCCCTCACCCTGCGCCACGCCTGCCCTCAGCCCCCAGACCTTGTCAGTGTCAACCACAGGCAGCTCGGTAAGACACTCACAAGTCACAATATGTCCTCCTTTTGTCAAAGATTCTATCGATCCATGTGTTAACATTTGTGCTTAAAACTCTTTTATACAAAGTGCACCCAAATGCCCTGTTTGAACCATAGTACCCTGTTGACTCAAATGTTGCTCACGGATTCTGATTCTGGATGCTATGGTGTGCAAATCTAATGCTTCTCTTTAAATGCTGTTTTGAACGTCCAGAAGTCTCAGCCACAGAAGACCCAGAACCTATGCGACCCTCCTCAGATCTATCTGACCAGTGTGTCGGACCCTGGctccctcactcctctgaccCTGACCCCTGTTGCTGTACCTGGGGCCCCGGGGGAGTGTGTGGTGAACCAGCCTCAGGGCCACCCTGTCTTTGTGGTCATCAAGCCCTCACCTTTGGTGCACTCCAAAGAGCAAAACCTCACGTCTGAAGAGGACCTGGTTGAGATCATGACCTTGGAGGAGAAACATGTTGTAGAGGTGAATGAGAAGAGAACACACAAGAGCAAATGACATGTTCCATTGTTCCATGGTTTTATTTGGACCTTTCTCCTCTTCTAGGTTCCTGAATCTGCATCAGGACCAAGGGAACCTGAAACCCCCCTCTCCATTGATGTCCTCCCACCCTGCGTGGAACCAGTGGGCCAGCCTGTTGGGGAAGGGGAGGAACAAGGCAAAGATGAGGCCCATTTACCAGGCAAGTCATACATACCTCacacaatatgatgtccacataTTTGTAGCTATACTGTATACTTTAGATGTGTGGTATTATACAACAGATAGGTCTAATCCTCagtgctgattggttaaaaccgcattccagccagtgtctattccagaatttacacccgtgccaatatatcctccaaacactggcttctcaCTTCAACATTGTTCTTATTACTGGGTTTTTATTCCTGTAAAGACAGGTATGTCTACTGTTCCCTCATTCTTGGTCCTTCCGCCCCCTCAGAAAATTCCATGACTCCAGCAGTTGCTCTTCAAGCGGCTACTCATCCAGCCTGGTCGCCTCAGGAAGTACAACCCCCGAAAGCCAAGAAGCCCAAAGTCCTAGAACTGccctcctcctcaaccctcctacCCCCTGGTCTGTCACTGGATCAGGTCAATGCTGCCGTCAACAGCCTCCTGGCCCCTGGAAGTGCCACCAACACTCTGACTCCTACAGTGTTCACCTCCCATTCTCTGGTAAGTGACATCTCTGGCCTGGTCAGTGCcacataaaaataaattaaactgTCACActtcctggggcctcatttaaCAAATGTCGGTGTATTAGTGTGTTTTCAACTTTCCAAACGCCTTTCTACCCtcaccaaattattattatacATGATTTATCAAGACCATAATGTATTTCTTTTGATATGATATGAATGCATTGATTAAAATAGTTTCTGTGTTAAACTGGCTAATAATCATACATTTTCTATATTTTTGTGCTTGTCCCTTAGACTCCGGTATTACTGACACCAAGTCCTCTCCCCTCCACCATCCACTTCTGGAGCACACTCAGTCCCATTGCTCCCCGGAGCCCGGCCAAGCTCTCCTTTCAGGTATGTCCTTCCTGTCCTGTCCCTGCTGCTGCCTGGCAGAGGGCACTAGAGCAGGCCATCTGCCGTCCTgatctcatctatatcactaacagaaGTATAGAGAGATGGGTTGGATTATAAATATTATAGATTTACCGAATGCCATATAATGTTGGTCACAACTTATTAGTGCTGAGCGATATGTCGTTAATTTTCAGTTTTAAAAAAAACTAATTGACACGTCTGTtaaattatttgaatttttttattttttctgttAGCTCGATGTGcagtttctgtagagataaatcagatctaGCCTGAACTGTGCGATATAGTAGGGAGTTTTAGTTTCCAAAAGGCCTATATTCTATATAGTTTAGCACAGAAAACAtgttaatta
Protein-coding regions in this window:
- the elk1 gene encoding ETS domain-containing protein Elk-1 isoform X3, which gives rise to MESNPVISAMDPSITLWQFLLHLLEDDSHRHLISWTSGDGEFKLLDAEEVARLWGLRKNKTNMNYDKLSRALRYYYDKNIIKKVSGQKFVYKFVAHPDPSSVDCVRGGEDSQQQENLDAAGQTKSPGGGSSNCPSKNLQMQRSSPVSVQRSSRNDYMKSGLYSTFTIQSLQAPCRTSPQPIKTELLNQDSSPRPHSADRTLREVCLDGQSSSMQGCGSVESSLQVTLTHPSPCATPALSPQTLSVSTTGSSKSQPQKTQNLCDPPQIYLTSVSDPGSLTPLTLTPVAVPGAPGECVVNQPQGHPVFVVIKPSPLVHSKEQNLTSEEDLVEIMTLEEKHVVEVPESASGPREPETPLSIDVLPPCVEPVGQPVGEGEEQGKDEAHLPENSMTPAVALQAATHPAWSPQEVQPPKAKKPKVLELPSSSTLLPPGLSLDQVNAAVNSLLAPGSATNTLTPTVFTSHSLTPVLLTPSPLPSTIHFWSTLSPIAPRSPAKLSFQFPSNGSSHIHIPALSVDGLSTPVVLSPGPQKP
- the elk1 gene encoding ETS domain-containing protein Elk-1 isoform X2 — translated: MRDAMDPSITLWQFLLHLLEDDSHRHLISWTSGDGEFKLLDAEEVARLWGLRKNKTNMNYDKLSRALRYYYDKNIIKKVSGQKFVYKFVAHPDPSSVDCVRGGEDSQQQENLDAAGQTKSPGGGSSNCPSKNLQMQRSSPVSVQRSSRNDYMKSGLYSTFTIQSLQAPCRTSPQPIKTELLNQDSSPRPHSADRTLREVRDHDEDLSILTMVCLDGQSSSMQGCGSVESSLQVTLTHPSPCATPALSPQTLSVSTTGSSKSQPQKTQNLCDPPQIYLTSVSDPGSLTPLTLTPVAVPGAPGECVVNQPQGHPVFVVIKPSPLVHSKEQNLTSEEDLVEIMTLEEKHVVEVPESASGPREPETPLSIDVLPPCVEPVGQPVGEGEEQGKDEAHLPENSMTPAVALQAATHPAWSPQEVQPPKAKKPKVLELPSSSTLLPPGLSLDQVNAAVNSLLAPGSATNTLTPTVFTSHSLTPVLLTPSPLPSTIHFWSTLSPIAPRSPAKLSFQFPSNGSSHIHIPALSVDGLSTPVVLSPGPQKP
- the elk1 gene encoding ETS domain-containing protein Elk-1 isoform X1, with product MESNPVISAMDPSITLWQFLLHLLEDDSHRHLISWTSGDGEFKLLDAEEVARLWGLRKNKTNMNYDKLSRALRYYYDKNIIKKVSGQKFVYKFVAHPDPSSVDCVRGGEDSQQQENLDAAGQTKSPGGGSSNCPSKNLQMQRSSPVSVQRSSRNDYMKSGLYSTFTIQSLQAPCRTSPQPIKTELLNQDSSPRPHSADRTLREVRDHDEDLSILTMVCLDGQSSSMQGCGSVESSLQVTLTHPSPCATPALSPQTLSVSTTGSSKSQPQKTQNLCDPPQIYLTSVSDPGSLTPLTLTPVAVPGAPGECVVNQPQGHPVFVVIKPSPLVHSKEQNLTSEEDLVEIMTLEEKHVVEVPESASGPREPETPLSIDVLPPCVEPVGQPVGEGEEQGKDEAHLPENSMTPAVALQAATHPAWSPQEVQPPKAKKPKVLELPSSSTLLPPGLSLDQVNAAVNSLLAPGSATNTLTPTVFTSHSLTPVLLTPSPLPSTIHFWSTLSPIAPRSPAKLSFQFPSNGSSHIHIPALSVDGLSTPVVLSPGPQKP